Below is a window of Cytophaga hutchinsonii ATCC 33406 DNA.
TTATAAAAGTGCAAGAACTGTTAAAATATGCTTTTATCGGTCAAATTCGCATATAAATACATTTTATATAGCGTATAAAAATTTAAAACAGCATTGAATTTTACGTTGAATAAGGATTTAGAATAAAAAGGAGGCTAATACGCAAAAAGATGTAACGTGTTTCAAAATAAATTTATAACTGAAGTGCCATAAATAATTCCAATGTACTGTTTGGCGTAGGAAAAACACTGTGGTAAATGCTGTATGTTGTTACAATAGACAGCTCAGTTCCATAAATGAGTACATGCTGCACACCAAAATTAAATGACGTTTTTTTCAGTGAAAAATTATTCACTCCTAGTATAACATGATCTGCAACATCGCTCATTAAGCCTAAACTATAGGAAAAATTGTCATTGCCGGAAAACTGAATGACTCCGTATGTTGTTAATTTAATGCGTGGCGCAACTCTGAAGCGTTGTGAAACATCAATATTATATAACCTGTTCAGTTTAAAAGATTGATTCACCGGAATCAATACAGGAGCGAATAATTGCTGTACTCCAAAACCGATTACCGTATTCTGCCGGATATAATGTATTCCAAGCATTCCATCCGGACCAAAGTCTGAACCTCCTGTACCACCTTGTGTAGTAAGAAACGCATAATTGATAAACCCAATTGAAATGCCTGCCGACAATGCAGCCTTCGCACTTACCTGAGTGTACCAGGAGTATCGAAACTGACACCTGCTTCTATATATATATTGACCCATTTTCGAGTTTGAAGCTTCCAAACCTATAAAATGATACGAATTTGCCCGGGAGGTTCCAATCCGTTTATCCATATCCAAATAATATCTGTTTACGTATTTAATCAAACCCAATTCATCTATCGCATTAATACGTACTTTGAATACATAAGAAGTATCAGATGCCGCCGGATTTATTAAATATGGATTAATGATTGTTTGACTAAATTCTTCGAAAAGTGTTGTATTAAGCTGAGCCTGACTGCAAAATGTCTTACCCAGCAATAAAAAAACAATCCCGATTACAGGCTTAAAACGCATACTGCTTTTCAAGATTTTAGTCATCTATAATAGTATAAGAAAAGTAAAGTTTAAGATTTATAGTCGTTAAATATAATATTTAAAATAATAAGTGCTGACTTTTTTTTATGTATTACGTAGCTTAAACAATGAAAGATAATTCAAAAATCATTATTGAATGCATCCGTACAGGAAAAAATAATGAGGCGTTAAAATATTTATACAAAGACCCGCTCAGAAAAATACGAAAGTTTATTTTGATGAATTCAGGTACGTTGGATGATGCCGATGATGTCTTTCAGGATGCGATCATTGTTTTATTTCAATACGTTAAAAATGGAAAATACAATGAAGAATATGATCTGGATGGATTTTTGTTCCGGGTTGCTAAAAACTCATGGATTGACATTGCACGAAAAAAACAAAAAGTAATTAAAGCATCTTTTATTGGTTTTGATATTAGTGATGAAACAGACCATTTAAATGATTTGATCAAAGACGAACAATTAAATACGTTTCATTTTCTGTTTAATAAACTGGAAGATAACTGTAAAAAGATATTATCTTTCGTTGTATTTGATAAAAAAAGCATGAAGGAAATTGCAGAACTCATGGGATTTAAAGATGAGAAGGTTGCTAAAAATCAACATTACCGCTGCAAAAAATATTTTACAAAAATAGTTTCTGATAATAAAGAAGCATTAACCTTTTTAAAGAATTGAACCCGCAAGACGAACTATTAGACACCATTGACAACTACCTTAACAGGGTTATGTCGGAAGAAGAGCGTTTTGCTTTTGAAGAAAGACTTGCTCTGGATGAAACATTGTCGGCCAAAGTCAATGAAGTACGGCTTACCAATGAAGCAATCTATTAT
It encodes the following:
- a CDS encoding type IX secretion system membrane protein PorP/SprF, whose protein sequence is MTKILKSSMRFKPVIGIVFLLLGKTFCSQAQLNTTLFEEFSQTIINPYLINPAASDTSYVFKVRINAIDELGLIKYVNRYYLDMDKRIGTSRANSYHFIGLEASNSKMGQYIYRSRCQFRYSWYTQVSAKAALSAGISIGFINYAFLTTQGGTGGSDFGPDGMLGIHYIRQNTVIGFGVQQLFAPVLIPVNQSFKLNRLYNIDVSQRFRVAPRIKLTTYGVIQFSGNDNFSYSLGLMSDVADHVILGVNNFSLKKTSFNFGVQHVLIYGTELSIVTTYSIYHSVFPTPNSTLELFMALQL
- a CDS encoding RNA polymerase sigma factor; this encodes MKDNSKIIIECIRTGKNNEALKYLYKDPLRKIRKFILMNSGTLDDADDVFQDAIIVLFQYVKNGKYNEEYDLDGFLFRVAKNSWIDIARKKQKVIKASFIGFDISDETDHLNDLIKDEQLNTFHFLFNKLEDNCKKILSFVVFDKKSMKEIAELMGFKDEKVAKNQHYRCKKYFTKIVSDNKEALTFLKN